Part of the Planococcus plakortidis genome is shown below.
TCATAATCAAAAATATTGGTATGCTCGATTTTGTATTTCATAGAAGTTATTCCTTTCATGTCCATCCCCTGGGATTGGAAAGCGGTAGCTGTTTCCGCTTCCGGATCGGTCAGATAATAAGTGCTGGAGAAAATGCGGCTGATTTCATTGCAGCCGTCCTGGAAACGGTTCAGGAAATGCATCAATCCGTCCGAATCCAAGGATTCGATATCCGTCTCGCTGAAGGAAGTCCGGACTTCATCGAGTTTTGCATACAATTCCCATGAATAATGGGACACTTTGCCTTCTTCAAGTTCTTCGACCGCATCCCGCACGTGGTCGAGGCAATAGCGGATCGATCTTGGGAAGGTCTTGTCTGAGATCAAAAAAGCCAATACGCTCTTCGGTTCCATGCGCGGCGGATGGCTCTTCAAATAAGCATTATAGCCATTGGTCATCCGCAGGGCCGCCAGCCAGAAATAATAATCATCGGTCTTTTCTTTTCTGACACGCTCACGCGTCCTCTCGCAGACAACATTCAAAATGCGGGCTGTCTTTTCTGCGCGTTCGAGCCATTTGGCAATTTTGATCATCTGGTACGCCACGCCCCGGGACATCGATGATTCGACTATTCCCTGGGAAATAAGCGAAGTCGTTTTGATATCTTCAAGGAACGAGCTCATTTCGCTGGCCGAACTGTTTTTCAAATCCATCTCAGACAATGACAGATACGCGCGGTTCCATGTTTCCCAATAGTCATCCGGGATATGGTCCCGGCTGATGCGGGCATTTTCACGGACGACCATCGCGCAGCTCGCGACCGAATTGGCGTTTTCCTGTGCCATCGCCAAATACTGCACCAGTTCCGATTCTTCATACCTTGGGTTGGCTTTGATCCGGCGCATCGTCTCGGTCGAGTCGCAGATTTCAAAAATCAGCCGCCAATCCGAATCGCGCACGAGTTCTTCATCGGCCGCTTCAATCATCTGCAAGAGTTGTACGTCGAGGATGCGCGCGTTATTTTCCGCCCGCTCAACATTCCGGGACATCCAATACAGTGAATTTGCAACACGGCTTAACATTTACGCATCCTCCCCTTCTTCTTTCTTCTTGAATACCCAGGTGTCTTTTCCGCCACCGCCTTGTGAAGAGTTGACGACAAGCGAGCCCTCCTTCAGCGCCACACGGGATAATCCGCCAGGGAGCACGTGCGTCGTCTCGCCTCTCATGACGAAGACCCTCAGATCCACATGGCAAGGGTAGAATTTCTCTCCCTGATAAGCAGGTGCGCGGGACAGCTTGATCGTCGGTTGGGCAATGTATTGATGGGGAGTCTCGATGATCTTCTCCCTGAATTTTTCGATCAGTTCCTTCGAAGCGTGCGGCCCGACCAGCATATCGTAACCCCCGGATGCCCCCACATTCTTGACGACGAGCTCCTCGAGATGCTCGAGTACCCATTCCCGGTCCCCGGGCTTATCGAGCAAATAAGTTTTCACATTGTCGATGATCGGTTCTTCGCCCAAATAATAGCGGATCATCTCCGGCACGTACGCATAGATCGCCTTATCATCTGCGACGCCATTGCCGACCGCATTCAAAATCGCGACATTGCCTTGTTGATAAGCTTCCATCAAGCCACGGACCCCGAGTGCGGAATCGGGACGGAATGCCTCCGGATCCAGGAAATCATCGTCGATACGGCGATAGATGATGTCGACACGCTTCAGCCCGCGGATCGATTTCATGTAGACGATATTGTTGCGGACGACGAGATCGCGGCCTTCAACCAAATCCATGCCCATCTGCTGGGCCAGGAAGACATGGTCATAATAAGCCGAGTTGTACATCCCTGGCGTCAACAGCACCGCAAAGGGCTTGTCTTTCCGTTCCCTCGGGGCGTGATCCAAAATCGCCTCATGCAGAAAGCTCATCTGATGCTCGAGCGTCCTCACTGAATGGTTGACGAAAAACTCAGGATACACTTGGCGCATGACGTAACGGTTCTGGTAAACATAAGACAGGCCGGATGGATTGCGCAAATTATCTTCCAGCACGTGGTATTTTCCGTTTTCATCCCGGATCAAATCGATGCCCGCCAAAAAGATATGGTTATTAAGCGGAACCTTGACCCCTTTCATCTGCTTTTCGTAATAATAAGGATTGTCTTCGACCAGATGGTGCGGGACGATCCCCGCTTCGATGATCTTTTGGCCGTGATAGACATCGTCCAAAAAGCGGTTCAGCGCTTCCGCACGCTGGGTCATCCCTTTCTCGACCACTTCCCACTCTTCCGGCGGG
Proteins encoded:
- a CDS encoding circularly permuted type 2 ATP-grasp protein; this encodes MFNDYKTSPFFDEMFTPDGKPKAHYETFHEVIKRFSEDELREKHETAQLSFLRQGITFTVYHNNVGTERTMPFDFVPIIIPPEEWEVVEKGMTQRAEALNRFLDDVYHGQKIIEAGIVPHHLVEDNPYYYEKQMKGVKVPLNNHIFLAGIDLIRDENGKYHVLEDNLRNPSGLSYVYQNRYVMRQVYPEFFVNHSVRTLEHQMSFLHEAILDHAPRERKDKPFAVLLTPGMYNSAYYDHVFLAQQMGMDLVEGRDLVVRNNIVYMKSIRGLKRVDIIYRRIDDDFLDPEAFRPDSALGVRGLMEAYQQGNVAILNAVGNGVADDKAIYAYVPEMIRYYLGEEPIIDNVKTYLLDKPGDREWVLEHLEELVVKNVGASGGYDMLVGPHASKELIEKFREKIIETPHQYIAQPTIKLSRAPAYQGEKFYPCHVDLRVFVMRGETTHVLPGGLSRVALKEGSLVVNSSQGGGGKDTWVFKKKEEGEDA